From the Exiguobacterium marinum DSM 16307 genome, the window GGGGCCGTCTTGATTGATGCATTGCCGGGTAATTTGTTACGCAATCAACGTTATAGTTTTATGATGAAAGACCGAGTCTTACCGGAGACGATGAGGGTTCTACATGAACAACAGTTGGTTTGACCGAGTTGATGTGTTACCACCGTACGCAGGTTATCGGGTGACAAGAGGGTGGTACACGACAAATGATGGAGAAGAGGTCGTAGCGTATTCAATCGAACCAAAACGACCGAATGGGCACGTGTTGATGTACTTACGGGGAGGGACGGCACGAATCGGGGACGTCCGTTTACCGCGGCTCATGCAATTCGCATCACGCGGCTTTCATGTCGTCGCTCCCGTCTATCGTGGCAACCATGGTGGAACTGGAAAAGAGGATTTTGGTGGGGATGACTTGGAAGATGTGCTCTCGCTATACGATCGCGTTCAAACGAGCGGACGACCGGTTCACGTGCTCGGCTTTTCGCGAGGGGGCATGATGGCACTATCGCTCGCATCCGAACGACCGGTCACCACGGTCACATCCTGGGCAGGCGTGACGAACCTAGAATGGACATATGAGGAACAGCGTTCGATGCGGAAGATGTTACGTCGCATGACAGGTGGGGACCCCGAATCAGCAGAATCTGCCTATGTTGATCGTTCCCCCCTCTATAAAGAATGGATTGCCCCGACGCTCATCATCCATGGTACCGACGATGAGCAGGTTCGCTTGCGTCATGCGACAGCTGTCGCTGAGAAGTTAGGGGAGCAGGCTGAATTTTGGGTGGTCCCATTCGGACACCAACTCCCATTTTGGGATAAATGGGAGACGACAGAGCAGGCGATGGACTGGATGATACAGCAAGAAAAAAACACCGACTCATGATTGAGTCGGTGTTTTGATGTAGTTAGATGACGAGCGGACCGGCTGCGATGATTGATTCACTTGCTTTCGTGAAACGCTTGAAGTTCTCTTTAAATTTCATGGCAAGTGCTTTTGCCTCCATGTCGTAACGGGCTGAATCGTTCCATGTATCTCGTGGATTGAGAACAGTACTCGGTACACCTTCGATGGCTACTGGAATCTCGACATTGAAAATGTCATGTTTCATCGTTTCGACATCACGAAGCTGTCCATTGATTGCGGCGTTGACCATCGCGCGCGTATATGCGAGTTTCATACGTGAACCTTCACCGTATGCACCACCTGTCCAACCTGTGTTGACGAGATAGACATCGACATCGTGTTTTTCAATCAATTGACCGAGCATATCCGCGTAACGCTCAGGAGCGAGCGGGAGGAACGGTGAACCGAAGCAAGTAGAAAACGTCGCTTGTGGTTCTGTGACACCGCGCTCCGTGCCGGCAAGTTTTGACGTATAGCCAGACAAGAAGTGATACATCGCTTGCTCTTTCGTCAATTTGCTGATCGGTGGCAAGACGCCGTACGCATCTGCCGTCAAGAAAACAATTGTATTCGGATGACCTGCGCGTGATGGGAGCATCGCATTGTCGATGAACTCAATCGGATATGCCGCACGCGTGTTTTCCGTTAAAGAAATGTTTTTGTAGTCTGGTGTTCGATCATCGTTTAGCACAACGTTTTCAATCAATGAACCGAATCGAATCGCATCATAAATTTGTGGTTCGTTCTCACGTGATAAATTGATTGTCTTCGCGTAGCAACCGCCTTCAATGTTAAAGATGCCGTCTGGTGACCATCCGTGTTCATCGTCACCGATCAAGTGACGCTCAAGGTCAGCCGAAAGTGTCGTCTTCCCAGTTCCCGACAACCCGAAAAAGAGAGCCGTTTCGTTCGCATCATTGACATTTGCCGAACAGTGCATCGATAACACGTTTTGTTCAGGCAACAAGAAGTTCATGACGGAGAAGATTGATTTTTTGATTTCACCACCGTATTCTGTTCCCCCGATCAGAATTGTACGTTTGGCGAATGAAACGAGAATGAACGTCTCTGAGTTTGTCCCATCGACCGCAGGGTCTGCTTTATAACTCGGTGCATAAATGACCGTAAACGGGTCGAACGCACCTTTCGTCGGCCATTCACGTAAGAAGAGTTGTTTAGCGAATAGACTGTGCCACGCATACTCTGTGATGGCACGAACGGGTAAGGTGTAGTGTTCATCCGCGCCAGCCGCAGCTTCAAGATAGTAGAGCTTATCTTTCTTCTCTAAGTGATTGAGTACTTTTTCAAGAAGTGCTGAAAACTTCTCTTCAGCGATTGGTTGGTTGACCTTCCCCCAATCGACAAGGTTGTTGCTGACTTCATCTTGTACGACGAATTTGTCTTTCGGTGACCGTCCGGTAAAAGCACCGGTGCTGACAGATAATGCCCCGTCTTTTGTCAGTACACCTTCACCATTTTGAATGGCTTCTTCTACCAGCTCTGGAACCGTCAAGTTCCGTAACATGTCGGTACCATTAATTAATTCTTCGATTTTCAGGAGCGTTGTCGCCATCCTGAATCCCACCTTTCCCCTAAATAGATGTGGATGAAATCCGCATACTTCCGCAATCAAGATTAATTAGTATGACATTTTTAATTATATGTGACACACTAATCAAAAACAAGCATTTCTTCTCTATTAAGTAAGCGCTTTCTTACAAGGATAGTTTAACACATTCTCTTATCACAAGGTGTTAAAAAAAAGAAACGAAATAAAAAAATGGTTGACGATTCACAAACAGAAATGTTTAGCAAGTCTGTGAAAAAAATACGAATTCGTTCAATTCCCTTGACATAATCGGATGTCATTTATATGATGGTTTTCGTAACGGATACTCTTATTCTGAGCGGTGGAGGGAACAAGGCCCTACGAAGCCCAGCAACCGTCCGACATGAAGTCTTGTGCGGAAAAGGTGCTATCCTGAAGCGAAGCCATTAGCTTCGAACGATAAGAGGGTAAGGAAGAACGATTCAACCTTTCCCCATGTATGTCATCGGGGGAGGTTTTTTTCATTACCGTCCCAAAGCAACGCGTAAGGGGAACGAGTACCGTCCACATATCACCCTTATTATAGGAGGTTTTTTGAATGTCAAATTTGAACCGTCGACTTTTTACTTCAGAGTCGGTTACTGAAGGACATCCAGACAAAATTTGTGATCAGATTTCTGACTCGATTTTGGATGCCATTTTAGCGGAAGACCCGAATGCCCGTGTTGCGGCAGAAACGTCTGTCACAACAGGTCTTGTACTCGTAGCTGGTGAAATCACAACGTCAACTTACGTGGATATCCCGAAAGTTGTCCGTGAAACGATCCGTGAAATCGGATACACACGTGCGAAATATGGTTTCGATGCTGAAACATGTGCAGTCTTGACATCGATTGACGAACAATCGGTCGATATCGCGCAAGGTGTAGACCAAGCCCTTGAAGCTCGTGAAGGTCAAATGACTGAAGAGGAGCTTGATGCAATCGGGGCAGGAGACCAAGGTCTCATGTTCGGATACGCAACAAACGAGACACCTGAACTCATGCCCCTCCCAATCTCGTTGGCACACAAGTTGTCACGTCGTCTTGCGGAAGTACGTAAGAACGGTACGCTTGAATACCTCCGTCCGGATGGGAAAACACAAGTAACGGTTGAGTACGATGAGAATAACAACCCTGTTCGTATCGATACAATCGTTATCTCGACGCAGCATGCAGAAGAGATTACACTCGAGCAAATTCAAGAAGACTTGAAAAAATATGTCATCGAAGCAGTCATTCCGGCTGAACTTATCGATGCTGAAACGAAATACTTCATCAACCCGACTGGTCGCTTCGTAATCGGTGGACCACAAGGGGATGCAGGTTTGACAGGACGTAAAATCATCGTCGATACGTACGGTGGATACGCTCGTCACGGCGGTGGTGCATTCTCTGGTAAAGATCCGACAAAAGTTGACCGTTCAGCGGCATACGCAGCCCGCTATGTAGCGAAAAACATCGTTGCAGCAGGACTTGCGGATAAAGCGGAAGTACAACTCGCGTATGCGATCGGGGTTGCACACCCTGTATCAATCGCTGTCGATACATTCGGCACTGGAAAATTGAGCGAAACAGAACTCGTTGAACTCGTTCGTGAGAACTTTGACCTCCGTCCGGCAGGTATTATCAAAATGCTCGACCTTCGTCGCCCGATCTACAAACAGACAGCAGCTTACGGTCACTTCGGTCGTACAGATGTGGAACTCCCTTGGGAGCAAACAGATAAAGCAGCAGTTCTTGAAGAAGGCGCGAAGCGTTTCGCGTAATCAAAAACGACCTTTCCGCGGAAAGGTCGTTTTTTTTGGTTCATGTAGTTGGTGGTGTCTGTTTATTTTCGTCTGACTCAGAATCGTT encodes:
- the metK gene encoding methionine adenosyltransferase; protein product: MSNLNRRLFTSESVTEGHPDKICDQISDSILDAILAEDPNARVAAETSVTTGLVLVAGEITTSTYVDIPKVVRETIREIGYTRAKYGFDAETCAVLTSIDEQSVDIAQGVDQALEAREGQMTEEELDAIGAGDQGLMFGYATNETPELMPLPISLAHKLSRRLAEVRKNGTLEYLRPDGKTQVTVEYDENNNPVRIDTIVISTQHAEEITLEQIQEDLKKYVIEAVIPAELIDAETKYFINPTGRFVIGGPQGDAGLTGRKIIVDTYGGYARHGGGAFSGKDPTKVDRSAAYAARYVAKNIVAAGLADKAEVQLAYAIGVAHPVSIAVDTFGTGKLSETELVELVRENFDLRPAGIIKMLDLRRPIYKQTAAYGHFGRTDVELPWEQTDKAAVLEEGAKRFA
- the pckA gene encoding phosphoenolpyruvate carboxykinase (ATP), with amino-acid sequence MATTLLKIEELINGTDMLRNLTVPELVEEAIQNGEGVLTKDGALSVSTGAFTGRSPKDKFVVQDEVSNNLVDWGKVNQPIAEEKFSALLEKVLNHLEKKDKLYYLEAAAGADEHYTLPVRAITEYAWHSLFAKQLFLREWPTKGAFDPFTVIYAPSYKADPAVDGTNSETFILVSFAKRTILIGGTEYGGEIKKSIFSVMNFLLPEQNVLSMHCSANVNDANETALFFGLSGTGKTTLSADLERHLIGDDEHGWSPDGIFNIEGGCYAKTINLSRENEPQIYDAIRFGSLIENVVLNDDRTPDYKNISLTENTRAAYPIEFIDNAMLPSRAGHPNTIVFLTADAYGVLPPISKLTKEQAMYHFLSGYTSKLAGTERGVTEPQATFSTCFGSPFLPLAPERYADMLGQLIEKHDVDVYLVNTGWTGGAYGEGSRMKLAYTRAMVNAAINGQLRDVETMKHDIFNVEIPVAIEGVPSTVLNPRDTWNDSARYDMEAKALAMKFKENFKRFTKASESIIAAGPLVI
- a CDS encoding alpha/beta hydrolase family protein yields the protein MNNSWFDRVDVLPPYAGYRVTRGWYTTNDGEEVVAYSIEPKRPNGHVLMYLRGGTARIGDVRLPRLMQFASRGFHVVAPVYRGNHGGTGKEDFGGDDLEDVLSLYDRVQTSGRPVHVLGFSRGGMMALSLASERPVTTVTSWAGVTNLEWTYEEQRSMRKMLRRMTGGDPESAESAYVDRSPLYKEWIAPTLIIHGTDDEQVRLRHATAVAEKLGEQAEFWVVPFGHQLPFWDKWETTEQAMDWMIQQEKNTDS